Below is a genomic region from Persicimonas caeni.
GCCGATCACGACGTCATCCCCTACGCAAACTTGATGGATTACGGTGCTCCCGGCGCCCACCCAGGTGCGTTGCCCAATTGTCGAGCCCCCACAAACGGCGGTGTTCGGCGAAAGGTGCGCTCCGTCACCGATACGACAGTCATGCTCGATGACCGCCGCGGAGTTGACAATGACGCCGGAGCCGATCACGGCCGCGGCATTGATGACCGCGCCGGCAAAAACGACCGTACCCGAGCCGAGCTTCGCCGTAGAGCTCACGATGGCTCCCGGATGAACTACCGGCGGGGTCAACTCGTTGGGTAACCGTGCCAGCAGTTCGCTCCGGACGCGGTTGTTGCCAACGCCGAACGCTACCGCATCACCCAGCTCATCTAACGAATCCGCACTTACTCTATCGAAGAAGTCTCCCTGTGAGCAGATCACTGCGGCCCCCCCCGGTTCGACGACTTGCCCGAGCTTAGCTGGATCGATGTCGACGAAGCCGGCGACACGATCGCCGCTCGCCCGAATGGCATCAGCCACCACCTTTCCGTGGCCGCCAGCACCCACCACGATAAAACGTCTCGAGTGACTCATCGTCTGCTCCCGTCGCCTACGACCTCCTTCATCACTTCCAGATAGCGCGCGGCGAGCTTCGGCCGAGCGAAGTTTTCCTCGACGAAGCGGCGGCCACGCTCACCCATCTGCCGAAGCTCATCGGGGTGCTCGACCATCCACTCGACAGTGTCGGCAAGCTCCTCCGGACGTTCCGGCTCCACAAAAATCCCGGACTCGGCCTGCTCCTCGATGACCTCGCGGGCGACGCCGTCGATCGCCAGTAACGTGGGACGTGCGCAGGCCATATAGTCGAAAATCTTGTTGGGATAGACCGTCTTGAAAGTGTCAACCCGCTTCAGCACAGCTGCGCCGACGTCGGCAGCGCGAAGAAGGCCGGGCATTTCAGTCTTGGAGACCGCGTCGAGCCACTGCATATTGGTCAGCCCCCGGCTTTCGGTTTCGGCGATCAAGTCAGCTTTCTGCGGCCCGTTCCCCACTGAGGCCAAGATGATGTCGTCGCGCCCACGCTCGCGCAGGATTTCGGCGGCGTCGATGAGCTGCCACAGGTGATTGGCGATGCCATGCGCCCCGGCATAAAGGACCACGAATTTATCTTGCCAACCGTAGCGCTCGCGAACGTCGGGGTCAGCAGGTCCGGGGGTGAACAGATCGACATCCGCGCCGTTGGGGATAAAGGAGATCTTATCGAGCCCAGCCAAGCCGCGCTCGACGATGTTCTGGCGAAACGCGGGCGTGAGCACATTGATTTTGTCGGCGGCACGGTAACCGGTCTCCTCGAGCCAGTAGGCGAATTGAGTAACCGGGGAGGTCTCCGAAAGCACCCCGGTCGACACCGCCGACTCCGGCCAGAGATCGCGCACTTCGAAGATCAGGGGCCAGCCGCGAAGCGACTTAGCGAGCAGCCCGGGCACCAAGACCAGCAGCGACGGTGAAGTCGCTAAGACCACATCGGCATCGTCGATGTGTGTCATCAACGCCAGCGAGGCGCCCAATCCGAAGCCGCCGAAGGCCCACATCCGACCGAGGATCGACTGGTGAAAGGTCGAGGGCGTGTACGCGCGAAGCACCCGCACACCATCTTGCCACTCCTCGACGACCATTTTGCCCTTGTACTCGGCCGGCTTCTCGCCAGTGGCGTAATGCACTTGACCGGCGATGACGGTCACCTCGTGACCCTGCTCCACCCAAAACCGGGTCATCTCGTTGAAGCGAGACCCGCCGCCCTCCTCGGGCCGCAGGAAATACTGATGGATGACAACGATTTTCATAGGTTCGAGTCGGCTCTAAGTCGCTATTGTGCGAATTGAAAATGAGTAGTCAGCCGCAACGGCTTGGCACAGGATAGTTCGCAGCTCACGCCCAGCGCGGGCGTCCGCTCGCCGTAGTAGCGTGAATGCCAGCCATCAATATGCTCGCCTTCGGCAGCCCGTTCTACGTGGAACTTTGCCTGCGGGGTCATCGCAAGACCCGTGCGAGCATCTTCCGCCGAGATACTCACGCGCACCGAAAACGACCCGAGGTCGAGTGAAAGCACCCAGCGACCGCTCTCGTCGTGCTCGGAATGCCAACTCCCGTCGGCGAGCAGCCAGTGCAGCCGAAATTGGTGCGTTTGGTCGTCGTGTTTGTCCAACCAGTCGACCACTTTCCAGCCGTCCTCTAGGGAGCTGATCAGACGACGGTGAGTCACTCCGAGCCCGCTATAGCCATAGTGGAGGCCTTCGACGCTGCTATCTTGGATACCGTTGCATTCGGCTTCGGTCCAGTACAGCCACTTGAACCGCCGGTGCAGGAGCATCTGATCACGTCCGTCGACGGTCACGGTGTTGTGCGACCCCGATCCCATAAACCAGCGGTGGAAGGCGAGTTCATCGTTGTAGCAATACGAGCCGCCGTCGATGGCGACGTTGACGCCGTCGTGCCACAGGTCGACGTGCAGCTGGTCGGCCTGGCCGAAGCGATCGATGACCGTGCCACAGCGCATGACCGCAAAGTTATCGGAGCTCTCTCGAAGCACATGGAGCCCAGACACCGGAAAGCTCTTCGAGCCGAGCTTGCCCATGGCGACAGGCGCCTCGCAAGCCTCGTTGCCGAAAAACCAAAACAACTCCTCGTCCCACGGGCCCGCCTCGAAGCCGCGCTTGCCGTCGACAAGAAAGCGAAGCGTAGTCAGTAGCGGCCGAAAGTCTGCGTAATCGCAGCTCGTCCACGGGTTGAGCAGGGCGCCGTCGTTGGCCCCCCAGTTGGGAAGACGCCCGTCGGGCTCGTTGACGAAGTGCGTCAGATAGTCGGCCGAGCGGGCGAGGATGCCCGCGATGCGCTCGCGCTCGGGTCCCTGTTCGAAAGCTCCCAGACGCCAGGCCCACACATAGTAGTGCAGCGCGAGCCGGTGGTAGGTATGCGACGACTGACAGTACCCGCCGTCGCTCCAGAACTGCGACAGGCAGTCGTCCAGGAGCAGCCTCTTGCCCTTGTCGCGCCAACCTTCGGCTTCGTCTAAAAACGGAAAGAGACTTCCGACCAAAAATAGGCCCAGCGCTTCGCCGATGAGGTGGTTGTTGTGCACCGCCAGACGCGCGTAGTCGATATTCGCGTCGATATGCTCGGCATGCAGGTAGGCGAGCCGCGCAAACCGACGAAAGTCTTCCTCTTTGAAGGCCGGGTCCCGCGTCATCACGGCTACCGCAAAGCACCAGGCCATCAATCGGATGGCGAGCTCCTGGCCGCTGCTCCAGTTGACGCCCAGCCGGTACGGGTTGGCCTGCTCCCATCGGGCGAGTTGAGTGGTAAACGCGCGCACCCACCGAGAGTCACCAGTGAGCACATACGCCCGAACCCACGCATACAGGTGCGGGAAGCGGTTGACCTCCCAGGTGAATTTGACGTCTCCGCACTCAGCTCCGTGGCCGAGGGCGCTGGCCCAGTATTCGAGTGGCCAGCGCGCACCGGTGCGCGGGTTGAGGTGCCAATCGATCGGGTCGCCGTAGTCGGCCTGCCAGCGCGAAAAGCACTCGATACGCCCATGCAGCGCGTCCTCGGCTTCCATGAGCAGGCGCCCACGATCGTCGGTGCCCAGCCATTGCTCCATCTTCGCGCGAGCTCGCCCCGAGCGCACCTCGGAGTCCAGCGAGACGAACCAATGCGTTGGGTCGAGATTGGCCCACCACTGCTCGATGGACGGAAGGGGGGCGGGGGCAGGGTTGGCCTTCGCCGACTCCAGCCGGCGTCTCAGGCCCGAACGGTTGGACAGCTCGTACCAGACGCGAAAGGCCAGCTTCTTCGGGCCGAGCAGCTTGGCTTCCTCTAGGATGTTTCGCCAATTCTTCACTTCTTAAGATTGAACGACCGCAGTGAAGCTCGCCCGGGTAACCTCGACGAGCTCATCGAATCCGATGGGCGAGGGCCCGCCAGCGGCGACCGCGTCGACAAACGTGTCGATGCAATTCGCATGGCCCTTGTCCTGTGCCAGCGACCCGGTCGAGCCGAAGCCCGGCCAGCCAAAGCCACGCAGCTTTCGAAAGTTGTCGAGCTGCAGGATCCCGCCACCGCAAAAGACCTCCAGGCGCTCCTTGGGGAACGACTTGTCGCCGTTGGCCAGGTAGTGGACCGTACCGAACGAGCCGTCGGCAAACGACAAGGTGATCGCCATTTTGTCCTCGGTCACCTCCACCGCCGGCGCGTCTCCCATGCGGGTGGCGCTCAAGCCGGTGATCGGGCTGCCCGCGAGGAAGCGCAGCAGATCGATGAAGTGGCAGCCCTCGCCGATGA
It encodes:
- a CDS encoding alginate lyase family protein is translated as MKNWRNILEEAKLLGPKKLAFRVWYELSNRSGLRRRLESAKANPAPAPLPSIEQWWANLDPTHWFVSLDSEVRSGRARAKMEQWLGTDDRGRLLMEAEDALHGRIECFSRWQADYGDPIDWHLNPRTGARWPLEYWASALGHGAECGDVKFTWEVNRFPHLYAWVRAYVLTGDSRWVRAFTTQLARWEQANPYRLGVNWSSGQELAIRLMAWCFAVAVMTRDPAFKEEDFRRFARLAYLHAEHIDANIDYARLAVHNNHLIGEALGLFLVGSLFPFLDEAEGWRDKGKRLLLDDCLSQFWSDGGYCQSSHTYHRLALHYYVWAWRLGAFEQGPERERIAGILARSADYLTHFVNEPDGRLPNWGANDGALLNPWTSCDYADFRPLLTTLRFLVDGKRGFEAGPWDEELFWFFGNEACEAPVAMGKLGSKSFPVSGLHVLRESSDNFAVMRCGTVIDRFGQADQLHVDLWHDGVNVAIDGGSYCYNDELAFHRWFMGSGSHNTVTVDGRDQMLLHRRFKWLYWTEAECNGIQDSSVEGLHYGYSGLGVTHRRLISSLEDGWKVVDWLDKHDDQTHQFRLHWLLADGSWHSEHDESGRWVLSLDLGSFSVRVSISAEDARTGLAMTPQAKFHVERAAEGEHIDGWHSRYYGERTPALGVSCELSCAKPLRLTTHFQFAQ
- a CDS encoding acetyltransferase → MSHSRRFIVVGAGGHGKVVADAIRASGDRVAGFVDIDPAKLGQVVEPGGAAVICSQGDFFDRVSADSLDELGDAVAFGVGNNRVRSELLARLPNELTPPVVHPGAIVSSTAKLGSGTVVFAGAVINAAAVIGSGVIVNSAAVIEHDCRIGDGAHLSPNTAVCGGSTIGQRTWVGAGSTVIHQVCVGDDVVIGAGAVIIRDVPAKATVVGNPGKVIKQAE
- a CDS encoding glycosyltransferase family 4 protein; this translates as MKIVVIHQYFLRPEEGGGSRFNEMTRFWVEQGHEVTVIAGQVHYATGEKPAEYKGKMVVEEWQDGVRVLRAYTPSTFHQSILGRMWAFGGFGLGASLALMTHIDDADVVLATSPSLLVLVPGLLAKSLRGWPLIFEVRDLWPESAVSTGVLSETSPVTQFAYWLEETGYRAADKINVLTPAFRQNIVERGLAGLDKISFIPNGADVDLFTPGPADPDVRERYGWQDKFVVLYAGAHGIANHLWQLIDAAEILRERGRDDIILASVGNGPQKADLIAETESRGLTNMQWLDAVSKTEMPGLLRAADVGAAVLKRVDTFKTVYPNKIFDYMACARPTLLAIDGVAREVIEEQAESGIFVEPERPEELADTVEWMVEHPDELRQMGERGRRFVEENFARPKLAARYLEVMKEVVGDGSRR